From one Maniola jurtina chromosome 5, ilManJurt1.1, whole genome shotgun sequence genomic stretch:
- the LOC123865063 gene encoding uncharacterized protein LOC123865063 isoform X1 has protein sequence MKLKNPITWSTLVDLRWFLSGGCSGRNMSQSGLKHVATEPTRLESKRERRRGAAGRAAALRRAPSDSDCSGETASLSADSGDRSVRPAPPPPRSGKSRSRRRGSEWEVLEGLKDGQRFEKRPEVFNGYLHKKRKWPLKGWHKRFFVVDGGILVYARSPTDVARGRLHGSVDVGLSVISAKARRRRIDIDADEFIYHLRAKTPDVFRTWLNVLKAHRLYRQHLLTFGARESVPKIHAPLEDLPPTDTSSHTSDLNNLESSLEIIQNPWEVPETLAYPVFTFPPRLHDFTPKCNYLPNINEAQTPIKAWIYNTKDNQLIPMTYNPFEDQYFTSETHKSLCSMNYVQETYEEIVTKNFENKSLDTSRRTTDAEKQIHSTDLESNFNLPDHKSFLLSEYSLNSPDRKLYSLTNVNEHTLRDMEFKNIKNNSINEKESQVIENTQTVLFFCHKNRAICNPIIRKSKKSTNLVKYKNLLDEPPLDKPLNKFMILGKYKGPRAIDIENIGEYEAPIKHLNIQVKVHNTEHKGLQNTLAASEYDAIAEKLMVSIFENFRSSSELNRNVTIKTYVNQIVKELYDIKLERSNVHPVKNLFRCLLEYWLNNTSSADFKQINKMTKSIERQSNHFFAKDETTSKSVIASVTKAVQFYGISNMSKEKAKKSDDRDIKYRVKKYKLPYKVNNSFEVERRIQELERILRNTVYVCETVRSTHNREDDIKITKTLIDNLDKLSHEKTAEQSNQGNPFQNSNSSNELPDMQETIDHRISETSIPPDFAKEFLAAYLDLLHENENNRDSDSTTEDVQIDKCGPKSDVQAESIQKKVSISISTKNVMNENIKQNTEQLIDPGQLYLKNFLDQITATFSIDGKNKTINQNPVSKNPHIELNIDDCYVTDSNKIFNSYPIDSYSDIQNPFIDIDNYGTNGKRQLHPYKSSIDSYDDNIRFHHIELNPSLSDGTSKAYRPDTPFIDTKAYHAFNDDVSFEQVDQNTMQNNSIIVDEGPKSVYIMCLKRAALTSNFESKRNHIKRNRNTAHSPEEGPSCSSPREYQEDRPILEKIPKLIDEQFILQLLGNVCALSKNLPTLHKDINSLYLKLYRKHEKLLMNCKKVQGVGLLGKIYNDDTNMKNTEDNETQFVESICPVMIANAVNNTTNTSSYMIEKNANDIAVKECAVTNRLLDKCTQIDFSPNINGTKYTVDLLNMFCTNSTQTDTFSSLCSDTLIKTKKRATLNCKPTRDCAIGTEPAVKSFFDKISSKSFRFWNSDIQDRTKKIINFDKEIKADPINKKAKKERKPPPKVREELIKEITLLSSSFNMNTQSQTDIKRRWLKEKTRQDYNVYQFFMGQNYYKPKRSYSMQNATSSLKLEDSDDLKTIFRCSSEPSYCSGLISPASPLRGPQAGFVSGTPGGRLAGWSIESGGPLDSVSRELGQAQLSLQQLQGYLDALELHQQTHHDTDVSLEGASPNVKKDRRKFGLRKKKSSNKCASAELAPPHMDPSNSHMALSALTAPPSPGGGASSIPASAASLPIVFLSNFLASTLVPCAATRPQSLPGAEALNAPASLCSLTPDQQLREDFTVLAKDLVCSLKNVVATLVRERGRARAESEGTPLLTALRTDLSSALQQNSVCHAELRSRLTRIHDASDLAELSSMGHNSPPNRPFQHSLSYSSSCVSASEFFDAEEHEENHKQNQILDADEAGVIELDGDSTSEAGSLSSEDGSASSDNSDAATVTAEQSTLRLNEHGPHSWVRRTRLPHPRPSPGGPSLWNLLYKNIGKDLSQISMPVTINEPLNMLQRLCEELEYSELLDAAAKSVDAVERCALVAAFAVSAYAAAANRAASKPFNPLLAETYECVRADRAFRFIAEQVSHHPPISACHAESPRWVFWQEARIKTKFWGKSMEFQPAGRVHVKLLTTGDHYSWNKVTTCVHNLFGGQRWVDQYGDMHITCHGTDIGCKLNFIKASSWSSSRHEVRGAVTEGGSGTRLRLAGRWSEALYAGDPPAARCLWRPGAMPPEHELYYGFTRFAMELNEMEPGMRDVLPHTDTRLRPDQRALEEGDVESAEQFKHQLEQSQRERRRDCPEHAPAWFRRVLEGSEEMWSFTGEYWKAREAGFPALQAPRLW, from the exons CCGTCGACGTGGCAGCGAATGGGAAGTTCTAGAAGGGTTGAAGGATGGCCAGCGATTCGAGAAACGTCCAGAAGTCTTCAACGGGTACCTTCACAAAAAGCGCAAGTGGCCGCTAAAAGGATGGCACAAG CGTTTCTTCGTAGTAGACGGCGGTATACTAGTCTACGCTCGCTCCCCCACGGACGTGGCGCGAGGTCGGCTTCACGGCTCCGTGGACGTGGGGCTGTCCGTTATATCAGCGAAGGCGCGACGGCGGCGGATAGACATCGACGCGGACGAGTTTATATACCACTTGAGGGCCAAGACGCCGGACGTCTTCAGGACGTGGCTGAATGTGTTGAAAGCTCATAG GTTATACAGACAGCATTTGCTGACGTTTGGTGCCCGAGAATCAGTTCCTAAAATCCATGCCCCACTTGAAGATTTGCCCCCTACGGATACATCGTCAC ATACTTCCGATTTAAACAACTTAGAAAGCTCTTTGGAAATCATTCAAAATCCTTGGGAAGTACCAGAGACGCTGGCCTATCCAGTTTTCACTTTTCCTCCTAGGCTGCATGACTTTACTCCCAAATGTAATTATCTTCCCAACATTAATGAAGCACAAACCCCTATAAAAGCTTGGATTTATAATACTAAAGACAATCAACTTATTCCTATGACGTACAACCCTTTTGAAGATCAATATTTTACAAGCGAAACTCACAAAAGTTTGTGCTCAATGAATTATGTCCAAGAAACATACGAAGAAATTGTaaccaaaaattttgaaaataaatcgcTGGACACATCTCGTCGAACTACTGATGCTGAAAAACAAATACATAGCACTGACTTAGAATCCAATTTTAATTTGCCTGATCATAAGTCCTTTTTGTTGAGTGAATATTCTCTAAACTCTCCTGATCGTAAGTTATATTCACTAACTAATGTTAATGAACATACACTTAGAGAtatggaatttaaaaatataaaaaataacagtATTAACGAGAAAGAATCACAAGTAATTGAAAATACccaaacagttttatttttctgtcaCAAAAATCGAGCAATATGTAATCCAATTATCAGAAAAAGCAAAAAGTCTACTAATCTTGTCAAATACAAGAATTTACTAGATGAACCACCTCTTGATAAGccattaaataaatttatgaTATTGGGAAAGTATAAAGGGCCTAGAGCGATTGACATAGAAAATATAGGTGAATATGAAGCTCCAATAAAACATTTGAACATTCAAGTTAAAGTACACAATACGGAACACAAAGGACTGCAAAATACATTGGCTGCTTCAGAATACGACGCTATTGCAGAAAAACTTATGGTttcaatttttgaaaactttagaaGTAGTAGTGAATTAAATAGAAATGTTACTATAAAGACCTATGTTAACCAAATTGTAAAAGAGCTTTACGATATTAAATTAGAACGCTCAAATGTTCATCCagttaagaatttatttagatGTTTATTAGAGTATTGGTTAAATAATACTTCATCTGCAGACTTCaagcaaataaacaaaatgactAAATCGATAGAAAGACAGTCCAATCATTTTTTTGCCAAAGATGAAACAACGTCTAAGTCCGTGATAGCGAGCGTCACAAAAGCCGTTCAATTTTATGGCATCAGTAACATGAGCAAAGAAAAAGCGAAAAAAAGTGATGATAGAGACATCAAATATAGAgtcaaaaaatataaactacCCTACAAAGTAAATAACAGTTTCGAAGTAGAAAGACGCATCCAAGAACTtgaaagaattttgagaaaCACCGTTTATGTGTGTGAAACTGTGCGTAGCACCCACAATAGAGAAGATGacattaaaataactaaaacaCTTATTGACAATCTCGATAAACTATCTCATGAAAAAACTGCAGAGCAATCAAATCAAGGAAATCCTTTTCAAAATTCTAATTCCTCTAATGAATTACCAGATATGCAAGAAACAATCGATCATCGCATTAGTGAAACATCTATACCTCCTGATTTTGCTAAAGAATTTTTAGCTGCATATTTAGATCTGCTACATGAGAATGAAAATAATCGTGATAGTGATTCAACTACAGAAGACGTTCAAATAGATAAATGTGGACCCAAAAGTGACGTTCAAGCTGAATCTATACAAAAGAAAGTATCAATTAGCATATCTACAAAAAATgttatgaatgaaaatattaaacaaaatacaGAGCAGCTTATTGACCCTGGCCAATTATATTTGAAGAACTTTCTAGATCAAATAACTGCAACTTTTTCTATAGAtggcaaaaataaaacaattaatcAAAATCCCGTAAGTAAAAATCCTCATATAGAACTAAATATTGATGACTGCTATGTAACTgattctaataaaatatttaattcatatCCAATCGATTCGTATTCTGACATTCAAAATCCTTTCATTGACATTGATAATTACGGAACAAATGGTAAGAGACAACTACATCCATATAAAAGTAGCATAGATAGCTATGATGACAACATTCGCTTTCACCATATCGAGCTGAATCCATCTTTAAGTGATGGTACGTCTAAAGCGTATCGTCCAGATACACCTTTCATAGATACTAAAGCATATCATGCATTTAACGACGATGTAAGTTTTGAGCAAGTAGATCAAAATACAATGCAAAATAACAGTATAATTGTTGATGAAGGTCCTAAATCAGTTTATATTATGTGCTTAAAAAGAGCTGCTCTAACATCTAACTTTGAGTCTAAGAGAAATCATATAAAACGTAATAGAAATACAGCTCATTCACCGGAAGAAGGGCCTAGTTGTTCTTCACCTAGAGAATATCAAGAAGATAGACCCATTTTGGAAAAGATTCCTAAACTGATAGATGAACAATTCATCCTACAACTTTTAGGAAATGTGTGTGCACTGTCTAAAAACTTGCCCACTTTACACAAAGATATCAatagtttatatttaaaattgtatAGAAAACACGAGAAACTCCTTATGAATTGCAAAAAAGTTCAGGGTGTAGGCCTTTTAGGTAAAATTTATAATGACGACACAAATATGAAGAATACCGAAGACAACGAAACacaatttgttgaaagcatCTGCCCTGTAATGATTGCAAATGCAGTGAACAACACTACTAACACTAGTAGTTATATGATTGAAAAGAATGCCAATGATATAGCTGTAAAGGAATGTGCTGTAACAAATAGACTTTTGGATAAATGCACACAAATTGACTTCAGTCCAAATATTAATGGCACAAAATACACAGTAGATTTACTGAATATGTTTTGTACAAACAGCACtcaaacagacacattttctaGTCTGTGCAGCGAcacattaattaaaacaaaaaaaagggcAACTTTGAACTGCAAACCTACCAGAGATTGTGCAATAGGCACAGAACCAGCAGTCAAAAGCTTTTTTGACAAAATCAGTTCGAAAAGTTTCCGATTCTGGAATTCAGACATCCAAGacagaacaaaaaaaattataaattttgacAAAGAGATTAAAGCTGATCCAATCAATAAAAAAGCTAAAAAGGAAAGGAAACCACCGCCAAAGGTTAGGGAGGAGTTGATCAAAGAAATCACTCTTCTGTCATCATCTTTCAATATGAACACTCAATCTCAGACAGATATAAAACGGCGTTGGTTGAAAGAGAAGACCAGACAAGATTACAATGTATATCAATTCTTCATGGGTCAGAACTATTACAAACCTAAAAGATCTTATTCAATGCAAAACGCTACATCTTCTCTTAAGCTAGAAGACAGTGACGATCTTAAAACTATATTCAGATGTTCCAGCGAACCTTCCTATTGTTCCG GGCTCATAAGCCCCGCGTCGCCGCTGCGCGGGCCGCAGGCGGGATTCGTATCTGGTACGCCGGGAGGACGACTAGCCGGATGGAGTAtag AATCTGGCGGGCCTCTGGACAGCGTGTCGCGCGAGCTGGGGCAAGCGCAGCTGTCTCTGCAGCAACTGCAGGGGTATCTTGACGCATTGGAGCTGCATCAGCAGACGCACCATGATACTGAC GTATCACTGGAAGGTGCGTCTCCAAACGTCAAGAAAGATCGCCGCAAGTTCGGCCTGCGCAAGAAGAAGTCCAGCAACAAATGTGCTTCCGCAGAACTGGCGCCGCCTCACATGGACCCTTCCAACTCTCATATG GCTCTCTCCGCTCTAACAGCACCACCGTCCCCAGGGGGCGGGGCCTCATCTATCCCCGCCTCCGCAGCCTCGCTCCCTATTG TGTTTCTATCCAACTTTCTGGCCTCCACTTTAGTTC CATGTGCAGCGACCAGACCTCAATCGTTGCCGGGCGCGGAAGCCCTCAATGCGCCCGCCAGCCTTTGTAGCCTGACTCCCGACCAACAGCTGAGGGAAGACTTCACAGTGCTCGCTAAAGACCTGGTCTGCAGTCTCAAGAATGTTGTGGCCACACTG GTGCGGGAACGCGGGCGGGCGCGGGCGGAGTCGGAAGGCACTCCACTGCTGACCGCGCTACGCACAGATCTCTCTTCCGCGTTACAGCAGAACTCCG TGTGTCACGCAGAGTTGCGCTCGCGCCTCACGCGCATCCACGACGCGTCCGACCTCGCAGAGCTCTCCTCCATGGGGCATAACTCGCCACCG AATCGTCCATTCCAACACTCCCTAAGCTACAGTTCGTCGTGCGTGTCCGCTTCGGAGTTCTTCGACGCGGAAGAACACGAGGAGAACCACAAGCAGAACCAAATCCTTGACGCTGATGAG GCAGGCGTGATAGAATTAGATGGGGACTCTACCTCCGAAGCTGGCTCTCTCAGCAGTGAAGATGGTTCCGCGAGCTCAGACAACTCCGATGCAGCGA CGGTAACAGCAGAGCAGTCAACGCTGCGGCTGAACGAGCACGGGCCGCACTCGTGGGTGCGCCGCACGCGGCTGCCGCACCCGCGCCCGTCGCCCGGCGGGCCCAGCCTGTGGAACCTGCTCTACAAGAACATCGGCAAGGATCTCAGCCAGATATCCATGCCCGTCACTATCAACGAGCCGCTCAACATGCTACAG AGGTTGTGCGAAGAGCTGGAATACTCAGAATTACTAGACGCGGCAGCCAAAAGTGTAGATGCGGTGGAGCGATGTGCGTTAGTGGCGGCGTTCGCGGTCAGTGCGTACGCGGCCGCGGCGAACCGCGCGGCGTCCAAGCCCTTCAATCCGCTACTGGCTGAGACGTACGAGTGCGTGCGAGCCGACAGGGCGTTTAGATTCATTGCTGAACAG GTATCTCATCATCCGCCCATATCGGCGTGTCACGCTGAATCACCTCGCTGGGTGTTCTGGCAGGAGGCGCGCATCAAAACTAAATTCTGGGGCAAATCCATGGAGTTCCAGCCCGCGGGGCGCGTCCACGTCAAACTGTTGACCACGGGCGACCATTACAGTTGGAACAAg GTGACGACCTGCGTGCACAACTTGTTCGGCGGCCAGCGCTGGGTGGACCAGTACGGCGACATGCACATCACGTGCCACGGAACCGACATCGGATGCAAGCTTAACTTTATTAAG GCAAGTTCGTGGTCCAGCAGTAGACACGAGGTTCGCGGCGCGGTGACGGAAGGTGGAAGCGGCACTCGGTTGCGCTTGGCGGGGCGATGGTCGGAGGCGCTATATGCCGGGGACCCACCCGCCGCCCGGTGTTTATGGAGGCCTG GTGCGATGCCTCCGGAACACGAGCTTTATTATGGTTTCACTCGGTTCGCGATGGAGCTGAATGAGATGGAGCCCGGCATGAGAGACGTGCTGCCACATACTGATACGAGACTCAG ACCAGACCAGCGCGCGTTGGAAGAGGGGGACGTGGAGTCCGCGGAGCAGTTCAAGCATCAGCTCGAGCAGTCGCAGCGAGAGAGGAGGCGGGACTGTCCCGAACACGCGCCCGCCTGGTTCCG GAGAGTTCTAGAAGGCAGTGAGGAGATGTGGTCGTTCACGGGCGAGTACTGGAAGGCGCGAGAGGCCGGCTTCCCCGCTCTGCAGGCGCCGCGCCTGTGGTGA
- the LOC123865063 gene encoding oxysterol-binding protein-related protein 3-like isoform X8 gives MKLKNPITWSTLVDLRWFLSGGCSGRNMSQSGLKHVATEPTRLESKRERRRGAAGRAAALRRAPSDSDCSGETASLSADSGDRSVRPAPPPPRSGKSRSRRRGSEWEVLEGLKDGQRFEKRPEVFNGYLHKKRKWPLKGWHKRFFVVDGGILVYARSPTDVARGRLHGSVDVGLSVISAKARRRRIDIDADEFIYHLRAKTPDVFRTWLNVLKAHRLYRQHLLTFGARESVPKIHAPLEDLPPTDTSSRLISPASPLRGPQAGFVSGTPGGRLAGWSIESGGPLDSVSRELGQAQLSLQQLQGYLDALELHQQTHHDTDVSLEGASPNVKKDRRKFGLRKKKSSNKCASAELAPPHMDPSNSHMALSALTAPPSPGGGASSIPASAASLPIVFLSNFLASTLVPCAATRPQSLPGAEALNAPASLCSLTPDQQLREDFTVLAKDLVCSLKNVVATLVRERGRARAESEGTPLLTALRTDLSSALQQNSVCHAELRSRLTRIHDASDLAELSSMGHNSPPNRPFQHSLSYSSSCVSASEFFDAEEHEENHKQNQILDADEAGVIELDGDSTSEAGSLSSEDGSASSDNSDAATVTAEQSTLRLNEHGPHSWVRRTRLPHPRPSPGGPSLWNLLYKNIGKDLSQISMPVTINEPLNMLQRLCEELEYSELLDAAAKSVDAVERCALVAAFAVSAYAAAANRAASKPFNPLLAETYECVRADRAFRFIAEQVSHHPPISACHAESPRWVFWQEARIKTKFWGKSMEFQPAGRVHVKLLTTGDHYSWNKVTTCVHNLFGGQRWVDQYGDMHITCHGTDIGCKLNFIKASSWSSSRHEVRGAVTEGGSGTRLRLAGRWSEALYAGDPPAARCLWRPGAMPPEHELYYGFTRFAMELNEMEPGMRDVLPHTDTRLRPDQRALEEGDVESAEQFKHQLEQSQRERRRDCPEHAPAWFRRVLEGSEEMWSFTGEYWKAREAGFPALQAPRLW, from the exons CCGTCGACGTGGCAGCGAATGGGAAGTTCTAGAAGGGTTGAAGGATGGCCAGCGATTCGAGAAACGTCCAGAAGTCTTCAACGGGTACCTTCACAAAAAGCGCAAGTGGCCGCTAAAAGGATGGCACAAG CGTTTCTTCGTAGTAGACGGCGGTATACTAGTCTACGCTCGCTCCCCCACGGACGTGGCGCGAGGTCGGCTTCACGGCTCCGTGGACGTGGGGCTGTCCGTTATATCAGCGAAGGCGCGACGGCGGCGGATAGACATCGACGCGGACGAGTTTATATACCACTTGAGGGCCAAGACGCCGGACGTCTTCAGGACGTGGCTGAATGTGTTGAAAGCTCATAG GTTATACAGACAGCATTTGCTGACGTTTGGTGCCCGAGAATCAGTTCCTAAAATCCATGCCCCACTTGAAGATTTGCCCCCTACGGATACATCGTCAC GGCTCATAAGCCCCGCGTCGCCGCTGCGCGGGCCGCAGGCGGGATTCGTATCTGGTACGCCGGGAGGACGACTAGCCGGATGGAGTAtag AATCTGGCGGGCCTCTGGACAGCGTGTCGCGCGAGCTGGGGCAAGCGCAGCTGTCTCTGCAGCAACTGCAGGGGTATCTTGACGCATTGGAGCTGCATCAGCAGACGCACCATGATACTGAC GTATCACTGGAAGGTGCGTCTCCAAACGTCAAGAAAGATCGCCGCAAGTTCGGCCTGCGCAAGAAGAAGTCCAGCAACAAATGTGCTTCCGCAGAACTGGCGCCGCCTCACATGGACCCTTCCAACTCTCATATG GCTCTCTCCGCTCTAACAGCACCACCGTCCCCAGGGGGCGGGGCCTCATCTATCCCCGCCTCCGCAGCCTCGCTCCCTATTG TGTTTCTATCCAACTTTCTGGCCTCCACTTTAGTTC CATGTGCAGCGACCAGACCTCAATCGTTGCCGGGCGCGGAAGCCCTCAATGCGCCCGCCAGCCTTTGTAGCCTGACTCCCGACCAACAGCTGAGGGAAGACTTCACAGTGCTCGCTAAAGACCTGGTCTGCAGTCTCAAGAATGTTGTGGCCACACTG GTGCGGGAACGCGGGCGGGCGCGGGCGGAGTCGGAAGGCACTCCACTGCTGACCGCGCTACGCACAGATCTCTCTTCCGCGTTACAGCAGAACTCCG TGTGTCACGCAGAGTTGCGCTCGCGCCTCACGCGCATCCACGACGCGTCCGACCTCGCAGAGCTCTCCTCCATGGGGCATAACTCGCCACCG AATCGTCCATTCCAACACTCCCTAAGCTACAGTTCGTCGTGCGTGTCCGCTTCGGAGTTCTTCGACGCGGAAGAACACGAGGAGAACCACAAGCAGAACCAAATCCTTGACGCTGATGAG GCAGGCGTGATAGAATTAGATGGGGACTCTACCTCCGAAGCTGGCTCTCTCAGCAGTGAAGATGGTTCCGCGAGCTCAGACAACTCCGATGCAGCGA CGGTAACAGCAGAGCAGTCAACGCTGCGGCTGAACGAGCACGGGCCGCACTCGTGGGTGCGCCGCACGCGGCTGCCGCACCCGCGCCCGTCGCCCGGCGGGCCCAGCCTGTGGAACCTGCTCTACAAGAACATCGGCAAGGATCTCAGCCAGATATCCATGCCCGTCACTATCAACGAGCCGCTCAACATGCTACAG AGGTTGTGCGAAGAGCTGGAATACTCAGAATTACTAGACGCGGCAGCCAAAAGTGTAGATGCGGTGGAGCGATGTGCGTTAGTGGCGGCGTTCGCGGTCAGTGCGTACGCGGCCGCGGCGAACCGCGCGGCGTCCAAGCCCTTCAATCCGCTACTGGCTGAGACGTACGAGTGCGTGCGAGCCGACAGGGCGTTTAGATTCATTGCTGAACAG GTATCTCATCATCCGCCCATATCGGCGTGTCACGCTGAATCACCTCGCTGGGTGTTCTGGCAGGAGGCGCGCATCAAAACTAAATTCTGGGGCAAATCCATGGAGTTCCAGCCCGCGGGGCGCGTCCACGTCAAACTGTTGACCACGGGCGACCATTACAGTTGGAACAAg GTGACGACCTGCGTGCACAACTTGTTCGGCGGCCAGCGCTGGGTGGACCAGTACGGCGACATGCACATCACGTGCCACGGAACCGACATCGGATGCAAGCTTAACTTTATTAAG GCAAGTTCGTGGTCCAGCAGTAGACACGAGGTTCGCGGCGCGGTGACGGAAGGTGGAAGCGGCACTCGGTTGCGCTTGGCGGGGCGATGGTCGGAGGCGCTATATGCCGGGGACCCACCCGCCGCCCGGTGTTTATGGAGGCCTG GTGCGATGCCTCCGGAACACGAGCTTTATTATGGTTTCACTCGGTTCGCGATGGAGCTGAATGAGATGGAGCCCGGCATGAGAGACGTGCTGCCACATACTGATACGAGACTCAG ACCAGACCAGCGCGCGTTGGAAGAGGGGGACGTGGAGTCCGCGGAGCAGTTCAAGCATCAGCTCGAGCAGTCGCAGCGAGAGAGGAGGCGGGACTGTCCCGAACACGCGCCCGCCTGGTTCCG GAGAGTTCTAGAAGGCAGTGAGGAGATGTGGTCGTTCACGGGCGAGTACTGGAAGGCGCGAGAGGCCGGCTTCCCCGCTCTGCAGGCGCCGCGCCTGTGGTGA